ACGAGCCAGTGACTGTTGATGAGATAATCGAGGTGGTAGAGAGGCCTCTTGCATATAGACCTTGGCTGAGCGTACAAGGCCCAATCATACACGTGGAGACACTCGATATAGATGAGGCGTTCGAAGTGCTAGAGATAGCTAGGAGAGCTGGCTTCAAACACAGCGGCATACTCGCATCAACAAAGAAGGGTATACTCGTGGAGCTAAGAACCGGTATACGTGTAAACATCCCTCTAGGCTCGCGGGACAACCTCTGGGTTGATAAGGAGAGACTGAGAGACATCATAAGCCTCGCTAATAATGCACTAAGACAAGCGAAGGACAGACTTGCAAGACTCCGCGACGAGCTAAGGAAGGCTAGGCCAGCCAGCCTATGGAGCCCGCCTAGCATACCCCCTGCAGCCCAGCACTATCTCAAACTGCTCGGCGTGTCACCAGCCGTTAAATAATGCAGAGCACGAGCCCACCCTGGGGGCGCGTATGGCTGGCGGGAGGCCGTGCCCAGTCTGCGGCCGCGGA
The Pyrolobus fumarii 1A DNA segment above includes these coding regions:
- a CDS encoding tRNA(Phe) 7-((3-amino-3-carboxypropyl)-4-demethylwyosine(37)-N(4))-methyltransferase, which produces METPDEKLWLDRKIRSWERLWEDLEIGYLDRDIIDILVEFFLRPKSFTTSSCSGRIVVMDAEYPWDKEETMIIFKKHEPVTVDEIIEVVERPLAYRPWLSVQGPIIHVETLDIDEAFEVLEIARRAGFKHSGILASTKKGILVELRTGIRVNIPLGSRDNLWVDKERLRDIISLANNALRQAKDRLARLRDELRKARPASLWSPPSIPPAAQHYLKLLGVSPAVK